A stretch of the Cyanobacteria bacterium GSL.Bin1 genome encodes the following:
- a CDS encoding type II toxin-antitoxin system HicB family antitoxin, with product MKIKAIVHPAEEGGYWAEVPALPGCITEGDDMEELMNNLQDAIQGWLEVANEMKIAQLEENDL from the coding sequence ATGAAAATCAAAGCAATTGTTCATCCTGCCGAAGAAGGGGGATATTGGGCGGAAGTTCCTGCCTTACCTGGATGTATCACAGAGGGAGATGACATGGAAGAGTTGATGAACAATCTCCAAGATGCGATCCAAGGGTGGTTAGAAGTAGCGAATGAAATGAAAATTGCTCAGTTAGAGGAAAATGATCTCTAA
- a CDS encoding UPF0175 family protein, whose protein sequence is MLKAAETNEEELKIELALLLYKQNKISSGKVRDWLGLTVLQFQHELAKRNLSLNYDVEELNQDVENLKSLGLL, encoded by the coding sequence ATTTTAAAGGCTGCTGAAACCAACGAAGAAGAATTAAAAATAGAGTTAGCTTTGTTGCTCTATAAACAAAACAAAATTAGTAGTGGGAAAGTCCGAGATTGGTTAGGGTTAACCGTTTTACAATTTCAACATGAACTCGCGAAGAGAAATTTATCGCTTAACTATGATGTTGAAGAACTCAATCAAGATGTAGAAAACTTAAAGAGTCTAGGATTGTTGTGA
- a CDS encoding type II toxin-antitoxin system HicB family antitoxin, whose product MNKREFYVVIEQDEDGYFVGEVPQLQGCYSQGKTVDELMTNIKEVIYLCLEDQEQVQDISNFVGIQKIEL is encoded by the coding sequence ATGAACAAGCGAGAATTTTATGTTGTGATTGAACAAGATGAAGATGGTTATTTCGTTGGTGAAGTTCCTCAACTTCAGGGTTGTTATAGCCAAGGAAAGACGGTTGATGAGTTGATGACAAATATTAAAGAGGTCATTTACTTATGCTTAGAAGATCAAGAGCAAGTACAGGATATTTCTAATTTTGTTGGCATACAAAAGATTGAACTTTAA